In Mauremys reevesii isolate NIE-2019 linkage group 8, ASM1616193v1, whole genome shotgun sequence, a single genomic region encodes these proteins:
- the FAM78B gene encoding protein FAM78B, whose amino-acid sequence MGCLQSVACKARVRRDNIVLSDVSATIEPGATAIEESSPVVLRYRTPYFRAAARGTMPPIPRRHTWVVGWVQACNHMEFYNTYSDLGMSSWELPDLREGRVKAISDSDGVSYPWYGNTTETVTLVGPTNKVSRFSVSMNDNFYPSVTWAVPVSDSNVPLLTRIKRDQSFTTWLVAMNMTTKEKIILQTIKWRMRVDIEVDPLQLLGQRARLVGRTHQEQPRILSRMEPIPPNALVKPNANDAQVLMWRPKRGQPLIVIPPK is encoded by the exons ATGGGCTGCCTGCAGAGCGTCGCGTGCAAGGCGCGCGTGCGGCGCGACAACATCGTCCTGAGCGACGTGTCCGCCACCATCGAGCCGGGCGCCACCGCCATCGAGGAGAGCTCGCCCGTCGTGCTGCGCTACCGCACGCCCTACTTCCGCGCCGCCGCCCGGGGCACCATGCCGCCCATCCCGCGCCGCCACACCTGGGTGGTGGGCTGGGTGCAGGCCTGCAACCACATGGAGTTCTACAACACCTACAGCGACCTGGGCAT GTCCAGCTGGGAACTTCCTGACTTGCGAGAAGGGAGAGTAAAAGCCATCAGTGACTCTGATGGTGTGAGCTACCCCTGGTACGGGAACACCACGGAAACGGTGACCTTGGTTGGGCCCACTAACAAGGTCTCCCGGTTCTCAGTCAGTATGAATGACAATTTTTACCCCAGCGTGACGTGGGCTGTCCCTGTGAGTGACAGCAATGTACCACTGCTGACCAGGATTAAGAGGGATCAAAGCTTTACCACGTGGCTAGTAGCCATGAATATGACCACCAAGGAGAAGATCATCCTGCAGACTATAAAGTGGAGGATGCGCGTTGACATTGAAGTGGATCCtttgcagctcctggggcagcgagcaCGACTAGTGGGAAGGACTCATCAGGAGCAGCCCCGGATTCTGAGCCGAATGGAACCCATCCCGCCAAACGCACTTGTGAAACCCAATGCCAATGATGCCCAAGTCCTCATGTGGAGACCCAAACGAGGCCAGCCTTTGATAGTGATACCTCCCAAGTAG